A window from Microbacterium ginsengiterrae encodes these proteins:
- the fgd gene encoding glucose-6-phosphate dehydrogenase (coenzyme-F420) gives MLTLGYKASAEQFAPRELVEIAVAAERHGFDSVAVSDHFQPWRYTGGHAPFSIAWAAAVGERTTRIRIGTSVMTPTFRYNPAVIAQAFATLGMLNPDRVFLGIGTGEALNEIATGFQGAGEQEWPEFRERFARLREAVRLMRALWTGDRVSFDGEYYSTHDASIYDVPDGGVPVYIAAGGPVVAKYAGRSGDGFICTSGKGPELYTEHLIPAVKEGLAASGREFAQIDRMIEIKVSYEETEEAALENTRFWAPLSLSKEQKHDITDPIEMEKAADALPIEQVAKRWIVGSDPDQVVAQIKDYVDWGFNHLVFHGPGHDQERFMTLFERDLAPRLRTL, from the coding sequence ATGCTGACTCTGGGATATAAGGCGTCCGCCGAGCAGTTCGCGCCGCGGGAGCTCGTCGAGATCGCCGTGGCCGCGGAGCGGCACGGGTTCGATTCCGTCGCTGTGAGTGATCATTTTCAGCCCTGGCGATACACCGGCGGGCACGCGCCGTTCTCGATCGCCTGGGCGGCGGCCGTCGGTGAGCGTACGACGCGCATCCGGATCGGAACCAGCGTCATGACCCCGACGTTCAGATACAACCCGGCCGTGATCGCCCAGGCGTTCGCCACGCTCGGCATGCTCAACCCTGATCGAGTATTCCTCGGCATAGGAACTGGCGAGGCGCTGAACGAGATCGCGACCGGGTTCCAGGGCGCGGGCGAGCAGGAATGGCCGGAGTTCCGTGAGCGCTTCGCCCGACTGCGCGAGGCCGTTCGTCTGATGCGCGCGCTGTGGACCGGTGATCGCGTGAGCTTCGACGGCGAGTACTACTCGACTCATGACGCCTCTATCTACGACGTGCCGGACGGCGGTGTGCCGGTCTACATCGCGGCAGGTGGTCCCGTGGTCGCCAAATACGCCGGTCGGTCCGGAGACGGCTTCATCTGCACTTCGGGGAAAGGGCCGGAGCTGTACACCGAGCACCTCATCCCTGCGGTGAAAGAAGGGCTGGCGGCATCCGGACGCGAATTCGCGCAGATCGATCGGATGATCGAGATCAAGGTGTCATACGAAGAGACCGAGGAGGCGGCGTTGGAGAACACCCGCTTCTGGGCGCCGCTGTCGTTGTCGAAGGAGCAGAAGCACGACATCACCGACCCGATCGAGATGGAGAAGGCGGCCGACGCCCTGCCGATCGAACAGGTCGCCAAGCGGTGGATCGTCGGCAGCGACCCCGATCAGGTCGTCGCTCAGATCAAGGACTATGTCGACTGGGGTTTCAACCACCTCGTCTTCCATGGACCCGGCCACGATCAGGAGCGTTTCATGACGCTGTTCGAAAGGGATCTCGCGCCGCGCCTGCGCACGTTGTGA
- a CDS encoding TIGR03617 family F420-dependent LLM class oxidoreductase, translating into MRIDTTLVEKDLLVSGERAVAAEAAGLDRVWCTETGIDVFLQAYEIARETDGIEIGTAIAVALARNPMTVAYSAWSIADASGGRFTLGLGSQVKAHIERRFSMPWGRPANQMREFVLALRAIWESWRTGERLSFVGEHYSHTLMNEFWAPKPHTHDIPIHLAAVGPKMVETAAEVADGIILHAFTNKEYLETVTFPAIERGLASSERTIDDLEISIPLFMIMGDTAEERTARREQVAMQIAFYGSTPSYLPVLEAIGRADLQPDLAALSKSRETHRALEVVPADVIDQFAIQGRPEDMPALAKAHLGDRVTRTSSYFGWPAVDPDRLHTIAADFRSER; encoded by the coding sequence ATGCGCATCGACACAACGCTCGTTGAAAAGGACCTGCTCGTTTCCGGCGAACGAGCCGTCGCCGCCGAGGCGGCGGGGCTCGACCGCGTGTGGTGCACGGAGACAGGCATCGACGTCTTCCTTCAGGCCTACGAGATCGCCCGAGAGACGGATGGCATCGAGATCGGGACGGCGATCGCCGTCGCACTCGCGCGCAATCCGATGACCGTCGCCTACTCTGCCTGGAGCATCGCCGACGCATCAGGCGGACGGTTCACCCTTGGTCTCGGCAGTCAGGTCAAGGCCCACATCGAACGACGCTTCTCAATGCCGTGGGGACGACCGGCAAACCAGATGAGGGAGTTCGTTCTGGCCCTCCGTGCGATCTGGGAGTCATGGCGGACCGGTGAACGGCTTTCCTTCGTGGGCGAGCACTACTCCCACACACTCATGAATGAGTTCTGGGCACCCAAGCCGCACACTCACGACATTCCGATACACCTGGCCGCGGTTGGCCCGAAGATGGTCGAGACCGCAGCAGAAGTGGCCGACGGCATCATTCTGCACGCCTTCACGAACAAGGAGTACCTCGAGACCGTGACCTTCCCCGCGATCGAGCGCGGTCTGGCCAGTTCCGAACGCACGATCGACGACCTCGAGATCTCGATCCCGCTGTTCATGATCATGGGAGACACGGCCGAAGAGCGCACCGCTCGCCGCGAGCAGGTGGCGATGCAGATCGCGTTCTACGGCTCGACGCCGTCGTACCTGCCCGTGCTCGAGGCGATCGGCAGAGCCGACCTGCAGCCGGACTTGGCGGCGCTTTCGAAGTCGCGAGAGACGCACCGCGCCCTCGAGGTGGTACCCGCTGACGTCATCGATCAGTTCGCGATCCAAGGACGCCCGGAGGACATGCCCGCGCTGGCTAAGGCGCATCTCGGAGACCGGGTCACACGGACCTCCTCATACTTCGGGTGGCCCGCTGTCGACCCCGATCGGCTCCACACCATCGCCGCGGACTTCCGGTCCGAGCGTTGA
- a CDS encoding ABC transporter ATP-binding protein, whose amino-acid sequence MSNILTLRSVSKSYQGVPAVQDVDLRVDRGERLAVIGPNGAGKSTLFGLIAGEHRPTKGEIVFDDKMITKLHSSARAARGMSRTFQVARLFGSMTVRENLFMAALGGRAQDYRVWDAMAKRKNSWALADEAIEVAGLDQFADTNAATLPQGARKTLEMAMAIVQEPVILLLDEPTAGMGYEDARAATVQLNNLLAIRPEMTIILTAHDMEVIHSVASRVVLMAGGKVMLEGTAADVAAHPTTKTLYLGQEKK is encoded by the coding sequence ATGAGCAACATCCTGACGCTGCGAAGCGTATCCAAGTCGTATCAGGGCGTCCCCGCGGTCCAGGACGTGGATCTACGTGTCGACCGAGGCGAACGGCTCGCTGTCATCGGGCCGAACGGTGCGGGCAAGTCCACGCTGTTCGGTCTGATCGCCGGTGAGCACAGGCCGACGAAGGGAGAGATCGTCTTCGACGACAAGATGATCACGAAGCTGCACTCGTCGGCGAGAGCGGCGCGGGGCATGAGCCGCACCTTTCAGGTGGCTCGGTTGTTCGGATCCATGACGGTGCGGGAGAATCTGTTCATGGCGGCGCTGGGAGGTCGCGCCCAGGACTACCGTGTCTGGGACGCGATGGCCAAGCGGAAGAATTCCTGGGCCCTCGCCGATGAGGCGATCGAGGTCGCCGGTCTCGATCAGTTCGCGGACACCAACGCGGCCACGCTCCCGCAGGGAGCACGCAAGACGCTCGAGATGGCGATGGCCATCGTCCAGGAACCCGTGATCCTTCTTCTGGATGAGCCGACTGCCGGAATGGGATATGAGGATGCTCGCGCGGCGACCGTTCAGCTGAACAACCTTCTCGCCATACGCCCGGAGATGACCATCATTCTCACCGCTCACGACATGGAAGTCATTCATTCCGTGGCCAGCCGAGTCGTGCTGATGGCAGGCGGAAAGGTGATGCTGGAGGGCACCGCCGCTGACGTGGCCGCGCATCCGACGACCAAGACACTCTATTTGGGGCAGGAGAAGAAATGA
- a CDS encoding branched-chain amino acid ABC transporter permease — protein MKKLTDRYPTMYSSGVLLLLAFGVVMVVIPLVFTGSSLFTWTTAAAWALFAVGTNVMFGWTGLLSFGQAAFFGMGAYTMALLHEYVPDMDGIVMLGIAALVSAAVAVVFALGALRTSGAQLAILTLVLAEVLWLLTYRVPALKGEDGFSGLFAIKIFGSAITSDAQLWYYTIAIVAICTVIIWLISGSTLGRAMRSVRDDPWRSAALGIRVRKVQVTAFGVAAAFSAVAGALVAQGQGVVSPSMLTFAVSGQVLVACLLGGMSRFGGPILGAVVLVWAETLLSRYVEDSNLFVGILLLIIVLLLPQGLVSLPAKLWPEKRTPFAARPSSRSRDGGTKVASAEVEK, from the coding sequence ATGAAGAAGCTCACTGATCGATACCCGACGATGTACTCGTCCGGGGTGCTGCTGTTGCTGGCCTTCGGCGTGGTGATGGTCGTCATTCCGCTGGTCTTCACCGGCAGTTCGTTGTTCACGTGGACGACCGCGGCAGCGTGGGCGCTGTTCGCCGTCGGCACCAACGTGATGTTCGGCTGGACCGGCCTATTGTCATTCGGGCAGGCTGCGTTCTTCGGCATGGGTGCCTACACGATGGCACTGCTGCACGAGTATGTTCCTGACATGGACGGCATCGTGATGCTCGGGATCGCAGCGCTCGTCTCCGCTGCGGTGGCCGTCGTCTTCGCGCTCGGCGCGCTGCGTACCAGCGGTGCGCAGCTCGCCATTCTCACGCTCGTGCTCGCGGAGGTGCTCTGGCTGCTCACCTATCGAGTCCCTGCGCTGAAGGGCGAGGACGGCTTCAGCGGGCTGTTCGCGATCAAGATCTTCGGCTCGGCGATCACCTCGGACGCGCAGCTCTGGTACTACACCATCGCTATCGTCGCGATCTGCACAGTGATCATCTGGCTGATCAGCGGATCAACGCTGGGTCGGGCGATGCGCTCCGTGCGTGACGATCCATGGCGTTCCGCAGCCCTGGGAATCCGCGTCCGCAAGGTGCAGGTGACCGCTTTCGGCGTCGCGGCGGCATTCTCGGCGGTCGCTGGAGCGCTCGTGGCCCAAGGTCAGGGCGTCGTGAGCCCGTCGATGCTGACGTTCGCAGTATCCGGTCAAGTGCTGGTCGCGTGCCTCCTCGGCGGAATGAGCCGGTTCGGCGGACCGATCCTTGGTGCGGTGGTGCTGGTCTGGGCGGAGACACTGCTCAGCCGCTATGTCGAGGACTCGAATCTCTTCGTCGGGATCCTGCTGCTCATCATCGTGCTGCTGCTGCCGCAGGGGCTGGTCTCCTTGCCTGCGAAGCTCTGGCCTGAGAAGAGAACACCGTTCGCGGCGAGACCCTCGTCGCGCAGCCGTGATGGTGGCACGAAGGTGGCGAGCGCGGAGGTGGAGAAATGA
- a CDS encoding TIGR03557 family F420-dependent LLM class oxidoreductase — protein sequence MVSVRREVHHVVALEQSEPAEAVAQATAAIRSGFAGTVLFDRFQPWLPQQHNAPFAWAVAGAIGQQSQGSIAVSAAPGYRMHPAVAAQAIVTLAALQPGRHRLLLSAGDAIDEHVVGGYWPEVHERTERLFEAAEIIRKLFSASVKDRDTRHSGSHFRLETARLWTMPHEVPKIQVWAGGPVTARRSGRVADGMIVHAAAPDRVAVLLAAHRDGMREAGKAESVKTVHVQLSWAHTDHAAIQNALSDWPMAGLRFPRGDIRSPFDVAQLARSVTADDICARIPVSSDPDVHRAHLQTFLDMGFDTIHVHNVGRNQAEWIDIASRDILPKLVS from the coding sequence ATGGTGAGCGTGCGCCGAGAGGTCCATCACGTCGTCGCTCTTGAGCAATCAGAGCCTGCAGAAGCGGTCGCGCAGGCGACAGCCGCAATCCGGAGCGGCTTCGCGGGCACCGTCCTCTTCGACCGCTTTCAGCCGTGGCTTCCCCAGCAGCACAACGCTCCGTTCGCCTGGGCGGTGGCCGGGGCCATAGGGCAGCAGTCTCAGGGGTCGATCGCCGTTTCGGCGGCGCCGGGGTACCGGATGCATCCCGCTGTCGCCGCGCAGGCGATCGTGACCTTGGCAGCTTTGCAACCGGGGCGTCACAGACTCCTTTTGTCCGCTGGCGATGCAATCGATGAGCACGTCGTCGGTGGCTACTGGCCCGAGGTGCACGAGCGGACGGAACGGCTGTTCGAAGCGGCCGAGATCATTCGCAAGCTCTTCTCGGCTTCCGTGAAAGACCGGGACACGCGCCATTCGGGCTCCCACTTCCGACTCGAGACAGCGCGACTGTGGACGATGCCGCACGAGGTGCCGAAGATCCAGGTGTGGGCGGGAGGCCCGGTCACTGCGCGTCGATCGGGCCGCGTCGCTGACGGGATGATCGTGCACGCCGCAGCGCCCGATCGTGTCGCCGTACTTCTGGCAGCGCACCGAGACGGAATGCGGGAGGCCGGGAAGGCAGAATCGGTGAAGACCGTTCACGTCCAGTTGTCCTGGGCGCACACCGACCACGCAGCGATTCAGAACGCGCTTTCGGATTGGCCGATGGCAGGGCTGCGCTTCCCGCGAGGTGACATCCGCTCGCCCTTCGACGTCGCTCAGCTCGCCCGCTCGGTCACGGCAGACGATATCTGCGCACGCATTCCTGTCTCATCCGATCCCGATGTCCATCGGGCGCACCTGCAGACCTTCCTCGATATGGGATTCGACACCATCCACGTGCACAACGTCGGCCGCAATCAGGCCGAATGGATCGACATCGCCAGCCGTGACATCCTGCCGAAACTCGTGAGTTGA
- a CDS encoding class I adenylate-forming enzyme family protein: MDQIGRILELAARQQPERPALKTTDGLCRTYADLDERTSRLANALVDAGFQTGDRIAAWSSTCPQYLELYLAVAKAGLVLVPLNALFTVHEAAYLLDDSGAVAMFFSTEKEADAQELARGRGLRGLISFGGWHDSESDFERFLHTGATTRLPDPDENALYVLSYTSGTTGRPKGAMVTHRTMKNTMRVNAHSYRTPLGSVLLYHANMSFVATVLALLLGHIFVRGTIVMLTPVAGPESVIEAIGREKANFTFIPSPWIEPMTTLVAKFPQSWQQMRSVVHSASKAPAEELRRWRDAVTHCYLEGWGMTEGSGSLFTVTSVDDATIGSDAKDFYASVGRPVLDTVVRVVDEDGNELPHDGETVGELVVSSPTLVTGYWNNEEASRKSFRDGWFYSGDLGAIDSAGYIYIAERRTDLIISGGMNIYPSELENCIRAAVGVADVSVVGVPHERWGETPVAFVVATEGLAVTEEDILRHCATYLARYKRPSEIRFLDALPRNASQKVLRRVLRESVAPTR, from the coding sequence GTGGATCAAATCGGCAGAATTCTCGAGCTGGCAGCTCGCCAACAGCCCGAACGCCCCGCCCTCAAGACCACTGATGGACTGTGCCGCACATATGCGGATCTCGACGAGCGGACCTCACGGCTCGCGAACGCTCTCGTCGACGCCGGATTCCAGACGGGAGACCGGATCGCCGCCTGGTCGAGCACCTGCCCGCAGTATCTCGAGCTTTATCTCGCGGTCGCGAAGGCAGGACTCGTGCTGGTCCCGCTGAACGCACTGTTCACGGTGCACGAGGCGGCTTACCTCCTGGACGACTCAGGCGCTGTCGCGATGTTCTTCTCGACCGAGAAGGAAGCGGACGCCCAGGAACTCGCGCGGGGCAGAGGTCTGCGCGGGCTCATCAGCTTCGGAGGCTGGCACGACTCCGAAAGTGATTTCGAGCGATTCCTTCACACCGGAGCCACGACGCGGCTGCCCGATCCAGACGAGAACGCGCTCTATGTCCTCTCATACACGAGCGGAACGACGGGACGCCCAAAAGGAGCAATGGTCACTCATCGCACGATGAAGAACACGATGCGGGTGAACGCGCACTCCTATCGAACGCCACTGGGAAGCGTTCTGCTCTACCACGCCAACATGTCGTTCGTCGCCACCGTCCTCGCCCTTCTTCTCGGCCACATCTTCGTTCGGGGCACCATCGTCATGCTGACTCCGGTCGCAGGACCGGAGTCCGTCATCGAGGCCATCGGACGAGAGAAGGCCAACTTCACTTTCATCCCTTCCCCCTGGATCGAGCCGATGACGACTCTCGTCGCGAAGTTCCCGCAGAGCTGGCAGCAGATGCGCTCCGTCGTCCATTCGGCCTCGAAAGCACCCGCCGAGGAACTTCGGCGCTGGCGCGACGCGGTCACCCACTGCTATCTCGAAGGCTGGGGCATGACGGAGGGCTCAGGGAGCCTCTTCACAGTGACGTCCGTCGACGACGCCACGATCGGCTCAGATGCGAAAGACTTCTACGCCTCCGTCGGCCGTCCGGTCCTCGATACGGTCGTCCGCGTCGTCGACGAGGACGGCAACGAACTCCCTCATGATGGCGAGACCGTCGGCGAGCTGGTCGTCTCCTCTCCGACACTCGTGACCGGGTACTGGAACAATGAGGAAGCCTCGCGCAAGTCGTTCCGGGACGGCTGGTTCTATTCGGGCGACCTCGGCGCGATCGATTCGGCCGGCTACATCTACATCGCCGAGCGTCGCACGGACCTCATCATCAGCGGCGGCATGAACATCTACCCGTCCGAGCTGGAGAACTGCATACGTGCCGCAGTAGGCGTAGCCGATGTGAGCGTCGTCGGAGTCCCCCACGAACGCTGGGGCGAGACGCCCGTCGCGTTCGTGGTCGCAACCGAAGGCCTCGCTGTGACGGAGGAGGACATCCTCCGACACTGCGCAACGTATCTGGCTCGCTACAAGCGCCCGTCCGAGATCCGCTTTCTCGACGCCTTGCCACGCAACGCGAGTCAGAAGGTGCTGCGCCGCGTGCTGCGCGAGAGCGTTGCACCCACTCGCTGA
- a CDS encoding branched-chain amino acid ABC transporter permease, whose product MSDFISVVIAGVAQGVPVFIVASGLTLIYGVLHVLNFAHGAFFLIGAFIVTSTLQSDTIGSFLLSLLIAGVGVMAVGVVSEVAVFRRLYKAGSTVSFLGAFALFLALTGISILIWGTNPKTVAYPKGLNGSFDVLGARISQYDAAMVIVGVVIAVGLWLLLTKTSLGARVRAVSQDRTMAMALGIRVRRVSTMVFAIGAFLAGVAGALITPVSSIDEGLALSSDYMIPAFIVIIVGGLGSVPGALIAALGLGIIESILFRVAPGLSGFSYYLVVAVFLMFRPQGLFGSPSHSFKMAR is encoded by the coding sequence ATGAGTGACTTCATCTCCGTCGTGATCGCAGGCGTCGCGCAGGGCGTGCCGGTCTTCATCGTCGCCAGCGGCCTCACGCTGATCTACGGCGTGCTTCACGTGCTCAACTTCGCGCACGGCGCCTTCTTCCTCATCGGGGCGTTCATCGTCACGAGCACGCTGCAGTCCGACACGATCGGATCGTTCCTGCTGTCACTGCTGATCGCCGGCGTGGGGGTGATGGCGGTCGGTGTCGTTTCTGAAGTCGCGGTCTTCCGCAGGCTCTATAAGGCGGGCTCGACCGTGAGCTTCCTGGGTGCGTTCGCGCTGTTCCTCGCGTTGACGGGAATCTCGATTCTCATCTGGGGAACGAATCCGAAGACGGTCGCCTACCCGAAAGGCCTGAACGGCTCATTCGATGTACTCGGTGCACGTATCAGCCAGTACGACGCCGCGATGGTGATCGTCGGCGTTGTCATCGCCGTGGGGCTGTGGCTGCTGCTGACCAAGACCTCCCTCGGGGCGCGTGTGAGGGCGGTCTCGCAAGATCGCACCATGGCGATGGCCCTTGGTATCCGGGTCCGCCGCGTTTCCACGATGGTCTTCGCGATCGGCGCCTTCCTCGCGGGTGTCGCCGGCGCGCTGATCACGCCGGTGTCGTCGATCGACGAGGGTCTGGCCCTCAGCAGCGACTACATGATCCCCGCATTCATCGTGATCATCGTCGGCGGCCTCGGTTCGGTTCCGGGTGCTCTGATCGCCGCGCTCGGCCTGGGGATCATCGAGAGCATCCTCTTCCGCGTCGCCCCCGGACTCAGCGGCTTCAGTTACTACTTGGTCGTCGCCGTGTTCCTGATGTTCCGTCCACAGGGGCTCTTCGGCTCCCCTTCGCATTCGTTCAAAATGGCGCGGTGA
- a CDS encoding ABC transporter substrate-binding protein, with product MRNTAKRLSTAIAAAAVITLGLTACAGSDASGGEGGSADGGGETVKIGVVLPFTGVQAAIAELEGEGAAVAAEQINEAGGIAGKWQIELVEADDQLDTGRSATVIRDLNDKGVSLAIGGQTSDLCKSSAEAAQRFDMTFIGAHCTSPDLVDPPITDNFFMIGQQMTTLANAIGTSLAEAYPDVDTWDVVTYDVAAMRSSWDIAKGAMEDELGHAIQEGERYAVPVGATTLRNEIAGLVATPDKEKRGLFLGVYGAGTTAFLQQAAPTGILDDYAVVAQTGVYWPTAVSMDGAAPSITNVHDYFYPCQDTPENDEFVSAFEAATGEKPDSGAYQGYLAVQLLAAAIEKADSIETAKVQEALKGLTIDTPQGLEMTIDADTHAGNGAATVAVLAGDSDAPQGVGITECKLVPAG from the coding sequence ATGCGGAATACAGCGAAGAGGCTCTCCACCGCCATCGCCGCGGCGGCGGTCATCACGCTCGGTCTCACGGCTTGCGCCGGGTCCGACGCATCCGGTGGCGAAGGCGGCAGTGCCGATGGGGGTGGCGAGACGGTCAAGATCGGCGTCGTGCTCCCCTTCACCGGCGTGCAGGCGGCGATCGCCGAACTCGAAGGAGAGGGGGCTGCCGTCGCCGCGGAACAGATCAACGAGGCGGGCGGTATCGCCGGAAAGTGGCAGATCGAGCTCGTCGAGGCCGATGATCAGCTGGACACCGGACGCAGCGCCACGGTCATCCGAGATCTGAACGACAAGGGTGTCTCTCTCGCAATCGGCGGGCAGACCTCTGACCTCTGCAAGTCTTCCGCCGAAGCGGCTCAGCGCTTCGACATGACGTTCATCGGAGCGCACTGCACCTCTCCCGATCTCGTCGATCCGCCGATCACGGACAACTTCTTCATGATCGGCCAGCAGATGACCACGCTGGCGAACGCCATCGGGACCAGCCTCGCCGAGGCCTACCCGGACGTCGACACCTGGGATGTCGTCACCTATGACGTCGCGGCCATGCGCAGCTCGTGGGACATCGCCAAGGGTGCGATGGAGGACGAGCTGGGCCACGCGATCCAAGAGGGCGAGCGATACGCGGTACCCGTCGGCGCCACGACGCTCCGCAACGAGATCGCTGGGCTGGTGGCGACCCCCGACAAGGAGAAGCGCGGACTGTTCCTCGGTGTGTACGGTGCCGGCACGACGGCCTTCCTGCAGCAGGCGGCTCCCACGGGCATCCTCGATGACTATGCCGTCGTCGCGCAGACAGGCGTGTACTGGCCGACCGCAGTCTCGATGGACGGCGCGGCGCCTTCGATCACGAACGTCCACGACTACTTCTACCCGTGTCAGGACACCCCCGAGAACGACGAGTTCGTATCAGCGTTCGAGGCGGCCACCGGTGAGAAGCCGGACAGCGGTGCGTACCAGGGTTACCTCGCCGTGCAGCTGCTCGCGGCCGCCATCGAGAAGGCCGACAGCATCGAGACGGCGAAGGTCCAGGAGGCGCTGAAGGGCCTCACCATCGACACGCCCCAGGGCCTGGAGATGACGATCGACGCCGACACCCACGCGGGCAACGGGGCGGCGACCGTCGCAGTGCTCGCCGGAGACAGCGATGCGCCGCAAGGCGTGGGAATCACCGAGTGCAAGCTGGTCCCCGCAGGCTGA
- a CDS encoding ABC transporter ATP-binding protein, with amino-acid sequence MTTSASSVLTLSGVDAWYGAAQALFDVDLEVGPGEVVGLLGRNGAGKSTTFKTIMNLEVRSTGGIELFGQPRGKSSTDAIARSGVSWVPEDRRILTNLTVRENLELARFASGRRDAVPLADLVESLPLLDKLIGRKGNQLSGGEQQLVAVARALVSRPKLLLLDEPTEGLAPLVVDGIRDAVRGLPEKFDVSILIAEQNLPFVTALASRVYVLETGRVAHEGDSAAFGSDTALQERYLSVSMKAD; translated from the coding sequence ATGACTACTTCGGCATCGTCCGTGCTGACCCTGTCCGGCGTCGACGCCTGGTACGGCGCGGCGCAAGCACTGTTCGACGTCGACCTCGAGGTCGGTCCAGGCGAGGTGGTCGGTCTCCTCGGCCGCAATGGCGCCGGCAAGAGCACCACGTTCAAGACGATCATGAACCTGGAGGTGCGCTCGACGGGTGGCATCGAGCTCTTCGGCCAGCCCCGTGGAAAGTCATCGACGGATGCGATCGCGAGGTCGGGCGTGAGCTGGGTGCCGGAGGACCGCCGCATCCTGACGAACCTCACCGTGAGGGAGAACCTTGAGCTCGCACGGTTCGCGAGCGGTCGGCGGGATGCCGTCCCTCTTGCTGACCTTGTCGAGTCATTGCCTCTGCTCGACAAGCTGATCGGACGCAAGGGGAATCAGTTGAGCGGCGGTGAGCAACAGCTCGTCGCTGTAGCCCGAGCGCTTGTCTCTCGTCCAAAACTGCTCCTTTTGGACGAGCCGACGGAAGGGCTTGCTCCTCTCGTCGTGGACGGCATCCGGGACGCGGTGCGCGGGCTCCCTGAGAAGTTCGACGTATCGATTCTCATCGCCGAGCAGAATCTGCCGTTCGTCACCGCCCTCGCCAGCCGGGTGTATGTCTTGGAGACAGGGCGGGTCGCTCATGAGGGTGACTCCGCCGCATTCGGGTCGGATACCGCCCTCCAGGAGCGATACCTCTCCGTCTCGATGAAGGCAGATTGA
- the cofE gene encoding coenzyme F420-0:L-glutamate ligase, whose protein sequence is MGNRMQVWALGGIPEVRAGDDLADLILRATDGGSELADGDILVVTSKIVSKAEGRAVRADDREDAITAETVRIVATRARAGGGFTRIVQNRLGIVGAAAGVDASNTEAGTVLLLPVDPDGSARALAERLREATDARVGVILSDTLGRPWRVGQTDIAIGAAGVHVFDDLQGRVDSAGRPLTVTHPCVADEIAAAGDLVKGKLSGCPVAVVRGLERFVGDLGLPGAASIVRSPEKDMFRLGADEAYRSGFEAGRAAVHAAREENADADSGI, encoded by the coding sequence ATGGGGAATCGGATGCAGGTGTGGGCGCTGGGTGGAATACCCGAGGTCCGAGCGGGTGACGATCTCGCGGATCTGATTCTGCGCGCAACCGACGGCGGAAGTGAGCTCGCCGACGGCGACATCCTCGTCGTCACATCGAAGATCGTCTCCAAGGCGGAGGGGCGCGCCGTCCGGGCGGACGATCGTGAGGACGCCATCACCGCCGAGACCGTGCGCATCGTCGCCACGCGTGCACGAGCGGGCGGCGGCTTCACGCGCATCGTTCAGAATCGACTCGGGATTGTGGGGGCTGCAGCGGGTGTGGATGCGTCCAACACCGAGGCCGGTACTGTCTTGCTGCTGCCCGTTGACCCGGATGGCTCCGCCCGTGCCCTCGCCGAACGGCTGCGCGAAGCAACGGACGCGAGAGTCGGCGTGATCCTCAGTGACACGCTGGGCAGGCCCTGGCGCGTGGGGCAGACGGACATCGCGATCGGTGCAGCCGGCGTCCATGTCTTCGACGACTTGCAGGGTCGGGTCGACAGCGCCGGAAGGCCCCTCACCGTCACCCACCCATGTGTCGCTGATGAGATCGCGGCTGCCGGCGACCTCGTCAAAGGCAAGTTGAGCGGGTGTCCAGTGGCTGTCGTACGCGGGCTTGAGCGGTTCGTCGGAGACCTGGGCCTCCCGGGGGCGGCGAGCATCGTGCGTTCACCGGAGAAGGACATGTTCCGTCTGGGCGCCGATGAGGCGTACCGATCGGGTTTCGAAGCGGGAAGGGCAGCGGTTCATGCCGCGAGAGAGGAGAACGCTGATGCTGACTCTGGGATATAA
- a CDS encoding EthD domain-containing protein — MTDGGHMYKLFFCLRRRSDLTREEFQDHWHGIHADIARRGASALGAVKYVQNHTVSFPVNDALRASRGAPEPFDGVVELWFEAADDVVSTFHEPAARAAIKALVIDEPNFIDLEASPIFLTEAHPMWDARSGGLED; from the coding sequence GTGACCGACGGAGGACACATGTACAAGCTCTTCTTCTGCCTTCGACGCCGTTCCGATCTGACGCGCGAAGAGTTCCAGGATCATTGGCACGGAATCCATGCAGACATCGCTCGACGTGGCGCCAGCGCGTTGGGTGCGGTGAAGTACGTGCAGAACCACACCGTGTCGTTTCCGGTCAACGATGCCCTCCGTGCATCGCGCGGTGCCCCCGAACCTTTTGACGGCGTCGTCGAGCTCTGGTTCGAGGCCGCTGACGATGTCGTCTCCACTTTTCACGAGCCGGCGGCGCGCGCAGCAATCAAGGCGCTCGTGATCGATGAACCGAACTTCATCGATCTCGAGGCGTCGCCGATCTTTCTCACCGAAGCTCACCCGATGTGGGATGCGAGGTCCGGGGGTCTCGAGGACTGA